From a region of the Corvus cornix cornix isolate S_Up_H32 chromosome 2, ASM73873v5, whole genome shotgun sequence genome:
- the DENND3 gene encoding DENN domain-containing protein 3 isoform X3: MVLLHSTTGLCKMVPAPRMGGAIGSLRRLGSLLVQLRPFRDLDVEEYIKEFAAKLFLIPSPPPGPLHLVFNMKPLQIIIPSREDPDSPIIDLDLHLPLLCFKPEKVLQIMTCILTEQRIVFFSSDWALLTLVAECFMLYLHPLQWQHTFVPILSRQMLDFVMAPTSFLMGCHIDHFGEVSTEGEDLILINIDNGDITHSKMVEEELEIPDVPAQAAETFIKRVEGLQLHFDLELCHLRASTDLGELQTRRRAWQQKLNMDVQQTMLQLIVNIFREVKDHLNYEHRVFNSEEFLKTRAIGDQLFYKKVLETYMFHSFLKARLNRKMDAFAQLDLSTQSEEDRFDLMFLTPRRLMIEKMASKRVSAERKASRRMVISMPNLQDIKLPEGPIRNSSLRKVETSVAVRMPSKSITTFKIPEIHFPLMFQCVHSYYTDFFNHLSKAISTLPPENSAMLARYFYLRGLVSLMQGKLLNALSDFQNLEKTDLRIFPTDLVRKIVETLPRSERLQADRKPELKRLISRVMEKQREVLKVDDHVKNFELPKTHMQLDDFVKRIQESGIVRDIDTIHRLFDALTVGQQKQIDPETFRDFYNYWKETEAEAQEVNLPPAVIEHLDKNECVYKLSCSVKTNYGVGKIALTQKRLFLLTEGGHPGYVPIAAFRDIEDVKSTAVAFLLLRIPTLRIKTLSKKEVFEANLKTECDLWYLIVKEMWAGKKMAYDHKDPQYIQQALTNVLLMDAVVGALQSSKSIYAASKLSYFDRMKNEVPMMVPKTTAETLKHKINPSAGETFPQAIDVLLYTPGHLDPSERLDNAHPKLWCALNEGKVVVFDASTWSIQQHCFKMGRSKLTCMVMVEQSQVWIGSQDSIIYIINTHSMSCNKQLNDHRSDVTDIIVEKTNGTPSEAYSSSLDGTVIAWNISTLKVNRVFQLPCQNLTSIKLHNGQLWCCTRSCILVVSTHEFRPQMKIEHHLKDVCSSFLGFQLLPERDEVWASSSRSSDLYIWNTKDLSSTPQKIHLQDCSEITCMIRVKNQLWVGSSGWLQGKSRGKIYVISAESKSVEKELVGHADVVKALCSAEDRYVLSGSGKEEGKIAIWKAG, encoded by the exons TACTAGTGCAGCTACGACCTTTCAGGGATTTAGATGTCGAGGAGTACATAAAAGAATTTGcagcaaagctgtttttaaTCCCCAGCCCGCCACCAGGACCACTCCACTTG GTATTTAATATGAAACCTCTTCAAATAATAATTCCTTCACGAGAGGATCCAGACAGTCCAATTATTGACTTGGATCTCCATCTTCCATTGCTGTGTTTCAAGCCAGAGAAGGTGCTGCAG attaTGACTTGCATTTTGACTGAGCAGAGAATcgttttcttctcttctgacTGGGCTCTCCTGACACTTGTTGCTGAATGCTTTATGTTGTACCTTCATCctctgcagtggcagcacaCTTTTGTGCCTATTCTGTCTCGGCAAATGCTGGATTTTGTGATGGCTCCAACATCTTTTCTCATGGGATGTCATATTGATCATTTTGGTGAAGTGAGCACG gAAGGTGAAGATTTAATTCTAATTAATATAGATAATGGAGATATTACACATTCAAAAATGGTTGAAGAGGAGCTTGAGATTCCAGATGTTCcagcacaagcagcagaaaCTTTCATAAAAAG AGTGGAGGGTCTGCAGCTGCACTTTGATCTGGAGCTCTGCCATCTTCGGGCCAGCACAGACCTTGGTGAGCTCCAAACCCGCAGAAGGGCTTGGCAACAGAAACTGAACATGGATGTGCAGCAAACCATGTTGCAGTTAATTGTTAATATCTTCAG GGAGGTAAAAGACCACCTAAATTATGAACACAGAGTGTTtaacagtgaagaatttctgaaaacaagggCAATCGGTGACCAGCTATTCTACAAAAAG GTTTTGGAGACCTACATGTTTCACTCTTTCCTTAAAGCTCGTCTGAACAGAAAGATGGATGCTTTTGCTCAGCTTGACTTGAGTACCCAGTCTGAAGAGGACAG gtTTGATTTGATGTTTCTCACCCCCAGAAGGCTGATGATAGAGAAAATGGCTTCCAAGCGAGTCAGTGCAGAGCGCAAGGCCAGCCGGCGCATGGTGATCAGCATGCCCAACCTGCAGGACatcaaactgccagagggccCCATCAGGAACTCCTCACTTCGAAAAGTAGAAACAAGTGTTG CTGTGAGAATGCCCTCCAAATCCATCACCACATTCAAAATCCCTGAAATTCACTTTCCTCTGATGTTCCAGTGTGTTCACTCCTACTACACAGACTTCTTCAACCACCTCAGCAAAGCTATCAGTACCTTACCCCCTGAGAACTCTGCGATGCTGGCAAGGTACTTCTACCTCCGGGGCCTTGTTAGCTTGATGCAAGGAAAACTACTAAATGCACTTTCTGACTTTCAGAACCTAGAAAAAACAGACTTAAGAATTTTCCCTACTGATCTTGTAAGAAAAATAGTGGAGACCCTGCCTCGCTCGGAGCGCTTGCAGGCAGACCGCAAACCTGAGCTCAAGAGGCTGATAAGTCGAGTgatggaaaaacaaagagaagttCTAAAAGTAGATGACCACGTAAAAAATTTCGAATTGCCAAAAACACACATGCAGCTGGATGATTTTGTGAAGAGAATTCAGGAGTCTGGGATTGTCAGGGATATAGACACTATCCACCGGTTATTTGATGCACTGACAGTAG gacaGCAGAAACAAATTGATCCTGAAACATTCAGAGATTTCTACAACTACTGGAAGGAAACTGAAGCAGAAGCTCAAGAGGTGAATCTGCCACCAGCAGTAATTGAGCATCTAGATAAAAATGAATGTGTCTACAAGTTATCCTGCTCAGTTAAGACCAACTATGGTGTAGGGAAAATAGCTCTGACCCAGAAGCGCTTGTTCCTGTTGACTGAAGGAGGCCATCCTGGCTATGTCCCGATTGCTGCTTTCAGGGATATAGAG GATGTTAAGAGCACAGCTGTagctttccttcttttgagAATACCTACTCTGAGGATTAAAACATTATCTAAAAAAGAAGTCTTTGAAGCCAACCTTAAAACTGAGTGTGATCTCTGGTACCTGATAGTGAAAGAAATGtgggctggaaagaaaatggcatATGATCACAAG GATCCTCAGTATATCCAGCAAGCACTGACAAATGTTCTCCTGATGGATGCTGTGGTTGGTGCCCTGCAGTCCTCCAAAAGCATCTATGCAGCCTCTAAACTGTCTTATTTTGACAGGATGAAAAATGAAG TGCCTATGATGGTCCCCAAAACAACTGCAGAGACACTAAAGCACAAGATCAACCCCTCAGCTGGTGAGACGTTTCCACAGGCAATAGATGTCTTGCTTTACACACCAG GGCATCTTGACCCTTCAGAAAGACTGGATAATGCTCATCCAAAACTCTGGTGTGCTTTAAATGAGGGGAAGGTAGTGGTCTTTGATGCCTCCACCTGGTCTATCCAACAACACTGCTTCAAAATGGGCCGCTCTAAACTG aCTTGCATGGTCATGGTGGAACAGAGTCAAGTGTGGATTGGTTCTCAGGACTCCATTATTTATATAATCAACACCCACAGTATGTCTTGTAATAAGCAACTGAATGATCATCGCTCTGATGTTACAGACATCATTGTGGAGAAGACGAATGGAACACCCAG TGAAGCCTATTCCAGCAGTTTAGATGGAACAGTGATTGCTTGGAACATCAGTACTCTGAAAGTGAACCGTGTCTTTCAGCTGCCCTGCCAAAATCTCACCTCTATAAAGCTTCATAATGGTCAACTATGGTGCT gTACCAGAAGTTGCATTCTTGTAGTGTCAACTCACGAGTTTCGACCACAGATGAAAATCGAGCACCACCTGAAGGATGTGTGTTCCTCTTTTCTTGGATTCCAGCTCTTGCCCGAG AGAGATGAAGTGTGGGCGTCTTCCTCAAGGAGTAGCGACCTGTACATTTGGAACACCAAAGACCTTTCAAGTACACCTCAAAAGATTCATCTTCAGGATTGCTCTGAGATTACTTGTATGATAAGAGTTAAAAATCAG CTGTGGGTTGGCAGCAGTGGGTGGCTGCAGggcaagagcagagggaagatcTATGTGATCAGTGCTGAGAGCAAGAGTGTGGAGAAGGAGCTGGTTGGCCACGCCGATGTGGTGAAGGCGCTGTGCTCAGCGGAGGACAGGTACGTCCTCAGCGGCtctgggaaggaagaagggaagattGCCATTTGGAAGGCCGGATAG